Proteins encoded in a region of the Anopheles ziemanni chromosome 2, idAnoZiCoDA_A2_x.2, whole genome shotgun sequence genome:
- the LOC131293386 gene encoding uncharacterized protein LOC131293386 — MVSSFASQILSIMVCFTVLQAVPNDGKYNPKKYGKSGKYVHSGEGDYVEDVSRYRYIHYDDGNRGRYFHIHIPYDGGYGNYEGGHEPYRYPPYDPTGEYAEIISKYSSDPYRANAYDIKKPSIYLEYGVPTVSESNTASSVVDVRQSLLPGPGTAYLPAKEPELDVRKSLLPGPGTAYLPVLTSEEQKLASEKKAKILPHPNSLQGKEDASSKTGSAEGANTSASTDDSRATTTDSLPTDAGENALHNQPCFAVSGTLKLSKT; from the exons TTTCCTCTTTCGCTTCACAGATTCTCTCCATAATGGTCTGCTTCACTGTGCTGCAAGCAGTTCCAAACGATGGAAAATATAATCCCAAGAAGTACggcaaaagtggaaaatatgtACACTCAGGTGAAG GCGACTACGTGGAGGATGTGAGTAGATACCGGTACATCCACTATGACGACGGTAACCGGGGAAGGTACTTTCACATACACATACCGTACGACGGAGGCTACGGAAACTACGAGGGAGGACACGAACCCTACCGCTATCCTCCGTACGATCCAACGGGCGAATATGC TGAAATCATCAGTAAATATTCATCCGACCCGTACCGGGCGAACGCCTACGACATCAAGAAACCCTCCATCTACCTCGAGTACGGCGTGCCCACCGTTTCCGAATCGAACACGGCGTCTAGTGTGGTCGATGTACGCCAGTCGCTCCTTCCAGGGCCGGGAACGGCCTACCTTCCAGCGAAGGAGCCCGAGCTGGATGTACGCAAGTCGTTGCTGCCGGGTCCGGGAACCGCCTACCTGCCCGTGTTGACGTCCGAAGAGCAGAAACTGGCGTcggagaagaaagcaaagattttgccacatccaaacagcttacaGGGAAAGGAGGATGCTTCTTCAAAGACAGGCAGTGCGGAAGGTGCCAACACTTCTGCCAGCACAGACGACTCACGAGCGACCACTACCGACTCACTTCCAACGGACGCCGGAGAGAACGCTCTTCACAATCAGCCCTGTTTCGCGGTAAGCGGCACACTTAAACTTTCCAAGACGTAA